The Leptolyngbya subtilissima AS-A7 genome includes a region encoding these proteins:
- a CDS encoding CoA-acylating methylmalonate-semialdehyde dehydrogenase has translation MTQLGARSSMTQSGLLRNYINGQWLPSAAGDVLSVNNPATGEVLAQVPISPKQEVDQAAQAAATAFEEWRRVPPPQRVQYLFKLKDLLETHLEELAQTITQECGKTLAESKGELRRAIENVEVACGIPMMMQGTVLEDIASGIDEFMIRQPLGVAAAIAPFNFPAMIPFWFMPYALACGNTYIVKPSEKVPLTMQRIFELLDQAGFPPGVVNLVNGAKETVDAILEHPTIQAISFVGSSPVAKYIYAQAAAHGKRVQCQGGAKNPVIVLPDADQEMTTRIVADSAFGCAGQRCLAASLAVTVGEATEWFTDAIAHTAATRTVGNGLDPEVQMGPVITAQSQQRIGSLIQTGADEGATVLVDGRNAHIPTLEAGHFVKPTVLQNVPPSGEIAHTEIFGPVLGLMPVDTIEAAIALVNRSPWGNMACLFTNSGAAARQFRYEATAGNIGINIGVAAPMAFFPFSGWKDSFFGDLHGQGAHAMEFFTQTKVVVERWPQEWSRQF, from the coding sequence ATGACGCAGTTGGGGGCGCGATCGAGCATGACGCAATCGGGGCTTTTGAGAAACTACATCAACGGCCAGTGGTTGCCGTCGGCGGCGGGGGATGTGCTTTCGGTCAATAACCCGGCGACCGGAGAGGTGCTGGCCCAAGTTCCCATTTCTCCTAAGCAGGAGGTCGATCAGGCTGCCCAGGCAGCGGCAACAGCGTTTGAGGAGTGGCGTCGAGTTCCCCCGCCCCAGCGAGTGCAGTACCTATTTAAGCTGAAAGACCTGTTAGAAACGCACCTAGAGGAGCTGGCCCAGACTATTACCCAGGAGTGTGGCAAAACCCTGGCTGAGTCGAAGGGCGAGCTGCGGCGGGCGATCGAAAACGTAGAGGTGGCCTGCGGCATCCCGATGATGATGCAGGGCACGGTGCTGGAGGATATTGCCAGCGGCATTGATGAGTTTATGATTCGGCAACCGTTGGGGGTGGCAGCGGCGATCGCCCCCTTCAACTTCCCCGCCATGATTCCCTTTTGGTTTATGCCCTACGCTCTGGCCTGCGGCAACACCTACATCGTCAAACCCTCCGAGAAAGTGCCCCTAACTATGCAGCGCATCTTCGAGCTGCTAGATCAGGCGGGCTTTCCCCCCGGCGTGGTGAACCTGGTAAATGGGGCCAAAGAAACGGTGGATGCGATTCTAGAACACCCCACCATTCAGGCGATCAGCTTTGTCGGCTCCTCGCCGGTCGCCAAATATATCTACGCCCAGGCGGCGGCCCACGGCAAGCGGGTGCAGTGCCAGGGCGGGGCCAAAAACCCGGTGATTGTGCTGCCCGATGCTGACCAGGAGATGACAACACGAATTGTGGCCGATAGCGCCTTTGGTTGTGCCGGTCAGCGCTGTCTGGCGGCGTCCCTAGCGGTGACGGTGGGAGAAGCGACCGAGTGGTTTACTGATGCGATCGCCCACACCGCCGCCACCCGCACCGTTGGCAATGGCCTCGACCCCGAGGTGCAGATGGGGCCGGTGATTACAGCCCAGAGCCAGCAGCGCATTGGGAGCCTGATTCAAACCGGCGCTGATGAAGGGGCAACGGTTTTAGTAGACGGCCGCAACGCTCACATTCCCACCCTAGAAGCGGGTCACTTCGTCAAACCCACGGTGCTACAAAACGTGCCACCCTCTGGAGAAATCGCCCACACCGAAATCTTCGGCCCCGTGCTGGGGCTGATGCCGGTGGATACGATTGAGGCGGCGATCGCCCTAGTGAACCGCAGCCCCTGGGGCAACATGGCCTGCCTCTTCACCAACAGCGGCGCCGCCGCTCGCCAGTTTCGCTACGAGGCTACCGCTGGCAACATCGGCATCAACATCGGCGTGGCTGCACCGATGGCCTTCTTCCCCTTCAGCGGCTGGAAGGATAGCTTCTTCGGCGACCTCCACGGGCAGGGAGCCCACGCGATGGAATTTTTCACACAGACCAAGGTAGTAGTCGAGCGCTGGCCGCAGGAGTGGAGTCGGCAGTTTTAG
- a CDS encoding response regulator transcription factor, protein MQPFSSVQTPTEFNLSTRILDSFDINQQHYCVVMLADSASGVNGSESEDEEAQFIEISRFEVNGYLCAVVKVEPELSAANDLTRLLTDRELQVATLVAMGRPNKQIARQLRISEWTVSTHLRRIFLKLGVDSRAAMVYRCASMIQCQT, encoded by the coding sequence ATGCAACCTTTTTCCTCGGTTCAGACGCCAACAGAGTTTAATTTATCAACCCGAATTTTAGACAGCTTTGACATCAATCAGCAGCACTACTGCGTGGTGATGTTGGCAGACTCCGCCAGTGGGGTCAATGGGTCAGAGAGCGAGGATGAGGAAGCCCAATTTATTGAAATCAGCCGCTTTGAAGTTAATGGCTACCTCTGTGCCGTGGTTAAAGTCGAGCCCGAGCTCTCAGCTGCCAATGACCTGACTCGGCTGTTAACCGATCGCGAATTGCAGGTAGCTACCCTGGTAGCTATGGGGCGACCCAATAAACAAATTGCCCGCCAGTTGCGAATCAGTGAATGGACAGTATCGACACACCTGCGACGCATCTTTCTCAAGCTGGGGGTCGATAGCCGGGCAGCCATGGTCTACCGCTGTGCCTCCATGATTCAATGCCAAACCTAA